Proteins from one Streptosporangium becharense genomic window:
- a CDS encoding MMPL family transporter, whose amino-acid sequence MSGLLGRLGDWCARHGRAVLALWVIAAVLLTAGSVLFPGPVSNNVSIPGTDAQRAHDLMREGFGAGLDPGGTVQIVLYSPDGPLTAQRRVRAVHRAMDRIRQVPHVVEVETPYRVGGLAPSMEIGLITVKMEGHDNSKLAENTKRLSAAAEPVRRLGIEAVPADSSTPADKEIKTGASEAIGVVCALLVLLFAFGTLVAAMIPIFTALVSIATGLGVISLLGHIVDVPKQASIMATMIGLGVGIDYALFLLSRHRKLLADGVPVHEAVRRVVASSGGAVVFAGGTVVIALSALMLAGFPLLRTLGWITGISVVCAVLTSVTLVPALFGLLGHRVNALRLPFMGRRGSHGSSSGWASLGEWVARRPWGVLVLSVVVLGALTAPALALKLGSLDDGYADRGTDQRRSYELLHAGFGPGMNGPLVVVADLETRIVDREPEPAMLRILKERVADVDGMAHVADPILNDAGTAVLVRAVTDYAPSDPRALEVVEDVRALRIEGATVHVGGEVAAMADAGARISERTPLVVGVVVLLSALLLLLAFRSPVVAFKAALMNLVSLGAAFGALSLVFSMGLGSGLVGMDPPVGAESSYLSTLFFSVPIDTYIPLMLFAVLFGLSMDYEVFLLTAVRQSYVRHGDNRRAVAEGLGSTGRVITSAALIMVAVFVAFIAYPDPMVKIFGVGLAVAIAVDATIIRGFLVPAAMVLLGRFNWWCPAWLDRILPNLSIEGNDEEAEAEEPSRELVGAARG is encoded by the coding sequence ATGTCTGGTTTGCTGGGGCGACTCGGAGATTGGTGCGCTCGGCACGGCAGGGCCGTACTGGCCCTGTGGGTGATCGCCGCCGTCCTGCTGACGGCGGGGTCGGTGCTGTTCCCCGGTCCGGTGAGCAACAACGTCAGCATTCCCGGGACGGACGCCCAGCGGGCCCACGACCTGATGCGCGAAGGCTTCGGCGCCGGTCTCGACCCGGGCGGCACGGTGCAGATCGTGCTCTACTCGCCCGACGGACCGCTCACCGCCCAACGGCGGGTGCGCGCGGTGCACCGGGCGATGGACCGCATCCGCCAGGTCCCGCACGTGGTCGAGGTGGAGACCCCGTACCGGGTCGGCGGCCTGGCGCCGAGCATGGAGATCGGCCTGATCACGGTCAAGATGGAGGGGCACGACAACTCCAAGCTGGCGGAGAACACCAAGCGGCTGTCCGCCGCGGCGGAACCGGTCCGGCGGCTGGGCATCGAGGCGGTGCCGGCCGACTCGTCCACCCCGGCGGACAAGGAGATCAAGACCGGGGCCAGCGAGGCGATCGGCGTGGTCTGCGCGCTGCTGGTCCTGCTGTTCGCGTTCGGCACGCTGGTCGCCGCGATGATCCCGATCTTCACGGCGCTGGTGAGCATCGCCACCGGGCTGGGCGTGATCAGCCTGCTCGGCCACATCGTGGACGTCCCCAAGCAGGCCTCGATCATGGCGACGATGATCGGGCTCGGCGTCGGCATCGACTACGCGCTCTTCCTGCTCAGCAGGCACCGCAAGCTGCTGGCCGACGGGGTGCCGGTGCACGAGGCGGTCCGCCGGGTGGTCGCGAGCTCGGGTGGCGCGGTGGTGTTCGCCGGCGGCACCGTGGTCATCGCGCTCAGCGCTCTCATGCTCGCCGGCTTCCCCTTGCTGCGGACGCTGGGCTGGATCACCGGTATCTCGGTCGTCTGCGCGGTGCTCACCTCGGTCACCCTGGTCCCCGCGCTGTTCGGCCTGCTCGGGCACCGCGTCAACGCGCTCCGGCTGCCGTTCATGGGCCGCCGCGGCAGCCACGGCTCCTCCTCCGGCTGGGCTTCGCTGGGTGAGTGGGTCGCCAGGCGGCCCTGGGGGGTGCTCGTGCTGAGCGTCGTCGTCCTCGGCGCGCTGACCGCTCCCGCGCTGGCGCTCAAGCTCGGTTCGCTCGACGACGGCTACGCCGACCGCGGCACCGACCAGCGGCGCTCCTACGAACTCCTGCACGCCGGGTTCGGGCCAGGCATGAACGGTCCTCTCGTCGTGGTGGCCGACCTGGAGACGAGGATCGTCGACCGGGAGCCCGAGCCCGCCATGCTGCGGATCCTCAAGGAGCGCGTCGCCGACGTCGACGGGATGGCCCACGTCGCCGACCCGATCCTCAACGACGCCGGCACGGCGGTGCTGGTGCGGGCCGTCACCGACTACGCCCCCAGCGACCCCCGGGCACTGGAGGTGGTCGAGGACGTGCGTGCCCTCCGGATCGAGGGGGCGACGGTGCACGTGGGCGGCGAGGTCGCCGCCATGGCCGACGCCGGTGCCAGGATCTCCGAGCGCACCCCGCTGGTCGTCGGCGTCGTGGTCCTGCTGAGCGCGCTGCTGCTCCTGCTCGCCTTCCGCTCACCGGTGGTCGCGTTCAAGGCCGCGCTGATGAACCTGGTCTCGCTCGGGGCCGCGTTCGGCGCGCTCTCGCTGGTCTTCTCCATGGGCCTGGGCAGCGGACTGGTCGGCATGGACCCGCCGGTCGGCGCCGAGAGCTCCTACCTGAGCACCCTGTTCTTCAGCGTGCCGATCGACACCTACATCCCGCTGATGCTGTTCGCGGTGTTGTTCGGCCTGTCGATGGACTACGAGGTCTTCCTGCTCACGGCGGTGCGGCAGTCGTACGTGCGGCACGGCGACAACCGCAGGGCGGTCGCCGAGGGCCTCGGCTCGACCGGCCGGGTCATCACGTCCGCGGCCCTGATCATGGTCGCCGTCTTCGTGGCCTTCATCGCCTACCCCGACCCGATGGTAAAGATCTTCGGTGTGGGCCTGGCCGTGGCCATCGCGGTGGACGCCACCATCATCCGGGGCTTCCTGGTCCCGGCGGCCATGGTCCTGCTGGGCAGGTTCAACTGGTGGTGCCCCGCCTGGCTGGACCGGATCCTGCCCAACCTCTCCATCGAGGGCAACGACGAGGAGGCCGAGGCCGAGGAGCCGAGCCGGGAGCTCGTCGGCGCGGCACGCGGCTGA
- a CDS encoding TetR/AcrR family transcriptional regulator, translating into MTTLEHGHDTRSRILAAARQLFAERGYAGTSLADIASAVGLTKTAVAYHFHPKDRLATELIAPAAEDVVALLEGEHDDGRAFVEALVTFVVRNRMIIRLIMEDIDAADEAPPGSVGETIRAIRDEIYRRVAGPDPDPVRRVRACALLGSLHFSVLKTIDLPQEVVRETLLATALTLHDSWS; encoded by the coding sequence ATGACCACACTTGAGCACGGGCACGACACCCGGAGCCGGATCCTCGCCGCCGCCCGGCAGCTGTTCGCCGAACGCGGCTACGCCGGAACCTCGCTGGCCGACATCGCCTCGGCGGTGGGCCTGACCAAGACGGCCGTCGCCTACCACTTCCACCCCAAGGACCGGCTGGCCACGGAACTGATCGCGCCGGCGGCCGAGGACGTCGTGGCGCTGCTGGAGGGTGAGCACGACGACGGGCGCGCCTTCGTCGAGGCGCTGGTGACCTTCGTGGTCCGGAACCGGATGATCATCCGATTGATCATGGAGGACATCGACGCCGCCGACGAGGCACCACCCGGCTCCGTCGGCGAGACCATCCGCGCCATCCGCGACGAGATCTACCGCCGCGTGGCCGGACCCGACCCCGACCCGGTCCGCCGGGTACGTGCCTGTGCCCTGCTGGGCTCGCTCCACTTCTCGGTGCTCAAGACGATCGACCTGCCGCAGGAGGTCGTCCGGGAGACCCTCCTCGCCACGGCCCTCACCCTCCACGACTCCTGGTCCTGA